The Capsicum annuum cultivar UCD-10X-F1 chromosome 3, UCD10Xv1.1, whole genome shotgun sequence genomic sequence gtaaaataacacaAGATTGCCCATACGTTGTAAGGAACATCAGCAGGATAATGTTCAACATCAATTATTGTAAGGAACATCAGCAGGATAATGTTCAACATCAACACTGTAATTGCTGTAATCATCCTGGATGCAATGTTGTTTTCAACTCTCTCTGCAGTCTTTGCTTCCTCCTACTTCAATCCTTCCCCTATTGGAAGGAGACTATTCATGTAGTTTATCCTACAAAGTGATGAATAACAGCAACTCTCTCTTCCGAGTAGCAGGCAAGGCAATAAAGGCCGCTAGCTAACCCCCTTGCAAAGAGGGCTAAGTGGTTTAAAGCCTAACATTAGAATTGTTATGTAGGGCCCTTGTTTATCAAGGGTTCGAATCCCTCTCTTTCCACACTTTCACCTAATTCACTAATATTAATGACCAAAATGTATCTAATAGCAattaaaaaaggggaaaaagcGCGGCAGCAAGCAATGCAGTCGGAGAATTTACGATACAATATAACACAATGCAATACCATACATTACGAAATATATTTAGTAACCATCCCAACAGAGTGCTAGTAGAATTACATTTGCAATACCAGTAGAGCCCTTCGCAGAAGAAACTCTAAAGCAGCTGAATTAACATAATTCATATCCATTAAGAGGAGTAATTCTTCGAAATGAACAAgctttatatatacaaaatacaccACCAAACAGTAAAACAACACAAGATTACCCATATTATGTCGTAAGAAGCCTCAGCAGGTTAATGATTATTCAACATCAATATTCAACGCTGTAATTGCTGTAATCATCTCTAGCTGCCATGTTGTTTTCAACCCTCTCAGCAATCTTCCCTTCCTCATATTTCAATCCTTCTGCTAACGTCAATCCTCCGAGCGCACCAGCAGCTGCTCCAACTGCCAACCCTGTGCCGACTCCCATCTTCCCACTACGATTCTGATCATGAGGAGGAGGAGCATAATCAACAGGGGCACTTGACCTCGAACCCAACCCACCGCCATAGCTAGCTTGTCGCTCACTACGCTGAGGATCATAAGGTGGAGGAGCATAATCAACAGGGGCACTTGGCCTCGACCCCAAACCGCCATAGCTAGATTGCCGATCAACAAATGGTCGCGGTGGAGGAGGAGGAGGCTGAGCGTAATACCCAGGGTAGTAACTCGAACTCAAATACGGATCAGAGTATCCTCCTCCGTAAGGATATGAATGAGCCGAATGAGACGGCGGAGTCGGCGGTGGTGGAGAAGCAGGAGGATACGTTCTATACGAAGGCGGTGGCTGTTGCTGCTGCTGCGGAGGGGCAGTAGAGTAATAATAACCCGAAGGAGGGACAATTTGATAATCGTGAATTCTAGATACTTCACGAACACCAAGCTTGAGTTTAATCTTACCATGAGGACGACCAGAAGGTCTACGTAGTTCGAAACTTCTGACCTTTCCAAAATCATCGATATTAACAAGTTCCTTCAACGGAACCCTAAGTGTACCGACTAAAGGTTTAGGAGTATCCGAGGGTTTAGAATGAAAGATCTCGAGTGTAAGAACAGTATCTTGAGGAGATTGTGGAAGATGGAGGATGAACCGTTCGTTCCAAACGGGTCGGGTATTGCCGGAATCATCGGATTGTGTGGCCCGACGTTGATCCGGGTCGACCCAGAAAATGACATAGGGCCTGAGATCGCCGTTATGCCAATTGACATTTTTGAGGTGCTTGGCGGAGACGATGGTGATTTCTAGATCGGAGGTTTTTGGTGGAGGACGAGAGGAAGGAGGAGGAGTTGCCATTTTGGGAATTTAGGGGAAATGAAGATACGTGCGCCGCGTATGGAGAGTGCGAGGGGACGAGGGTGGAGGgtggagggggagggggggtgTTTATATAAGTGGAATAAACGTGGATTTGGTGAGCTaggaaatataaatattttttgtaaaacttaGCCAAAATATCATAACGCCAAATAAAATGTAGTCGGTTAATACTTGCCTTTTATCTCTACATTTTCGTCACCGAGCAGAATTTTCTGAGATTTTTGTACTACTAAATTCGTTGATTACTTTGGTCTAGATATGGAAATACGTATTGAGGGGATGTGTCCTTCGGGATTGCTCACTGGTTTAAAGGGTGGTAGCCCACCACAGCTATCTGGGATCGATTCCCCCCTCAATGTCTTTGAGCCATGAGCGCCTGTCGCATGGGATTTATCTAGTGCGATTTACATCTCCTATGTGGTTTGCAGGCTATTGCACAGTAAGACGTTTACCCAGTGCGCACCATTGGTAGAGACTGCAGATTTTCCTGgggttccaaaaaaaaaaatttgttgattACTTTGATCCAGATATGGAAATACGTATTGAGGGGATGTGATGGAGTAAAGTGTTGACCAGTGAAGAATTCTTATATTCAGAGTATAAAGGTGATGGAGTAAAGTGTTGACCAGTGAAGAATTCTTATATTCAGAGTATAAAGGTGATGGAGATGAGGATGTTATGATGGATGTGTGAGTTTTCTAGGAGAGATAGAATTAAAAATGAGGATATCCGAGGTGTAGAAGTGATTACGAATGCCCCAATGAGGTAGTGATTGAGATGCTGGCTATTGATGGATTCAGGAAAAGAagaggtagatcgaagaaataGTTGCAGCTTACCAAGGGCATGAGtttagataggaaggtgtggcgAACGCGTATTTTGGAGGTCAAAGTGCATCCATGCTAGTAGGTATGAGTGTTGTCTTTATTAGTACTAGTGCTAtgcttgtagtttcttgttcttgaattctTATTGATATATGTTGTTTCGGGTAGATCGCTTGTAGCATTCTTTTGTGGTAGTATTGTATAAATACTATATGTTGTTGTGTTACTCAATGTCTTTTGTACCTCTATTACATCTTTTTCTAGATTATACTTTATCTTAAGTCTATGCTCTACTGCAGACCACCTCTGCTCATAGTAACATTGACTGTGTACACTTTTAACTTTCCCACACCCCACTGTGTGAATATacattgagtatgttgttgttttaaCTTACTCCTTTCAGCAAGAAAGGCTCAGGACATCATGGGCAACTTACTATCGTGGAACTGATGCCATCGTCAGAGTAATTGACAACATTGATAGAGCCTGGATTTCCATTATTAAGGATGAGCTCTTCAGGCTGCTTGCTCCTATATGAGGATTCACAGAATGCTGTTGTACTAGTATTTACAAACAAACAAGATGTTAGAGATACCAGGACCCTTGCAGAATAATAGATGCACTTTCACTTCATACCATCAAGAACCATAATTGGCACATTCAAGCCCGTTGTGCTCTCAATGGTGACAGTTTATATGATGGTTTAGGTGGATTTCACAACGCGTTACTGCAAAAGCACCAAGCTAGAACTTGTTGGATAAAAGAACATGTTTTTCATTCTTTACTTTTTGTGCTTCTCAAGAGATTTATGACACATTTTTTGTAATAATAAATGCCCTACAACATAGTTCATTTGATACTAAATCATCATGAATTTCCTATTCCACAAGTGGATTCGATACGAATAGAAATTGTCAAAAACACAAATGATTTTTGTGTCTCCTACACAACCTGATCTTTCTAATAGCTGCATAATACTGCTAGAAATAGACTATAGTTTTTTAAAGACAATATATAAACTGACACTCAAACTTGGCCTTAATTGACAAATAAATGCTCCAACTTTAGAGTGCACATCTAGACACTTCAACTTGGTCTCAACTGACAACTTAACACACCAATTCGTCACCACTGTGTCTCATGGACACCTGACTGATAGGTTTCTTTAATATCGAGTAAAGATTTTAAAGTAAGATCGCCTAAAGAGCAAGAATTAGTAGAATTGCCCTTGAACAACTTTCCCAAGAGTTACAAGAAACCTAGATTttgagaagaagagagaaaagagtagTTTACTGATATTTTTTAATCCACAAAAACTGCCATCAATTAAGAATGCAACTGTTGCTTTATACAGGGGAATTTCCagaagttagttataactaactttcCCCTAATAACTCTAATAACTTTAACTAACTCCCTATGTCACGTGCTAGTCATGTGACTGTTTAATTCCTAATTACGATTGATTAAATTggaaagaaaattacaaaaatcactAGAGTTGTAACAATACTCCCCCTATCACATCATCCTTGTCCTCAAGGATGGAAATCTGGAAACTGCTGGCCAATAATGTGGTAATCCTCCCAAGTACTATTCTCCGTAGGGGCATTGAACCATTTGATAAGCCATTGTGAAACAGCTCGACCTCTCCTTTGCACCATCCTCGTATCTATAACAGCTTCAGGTACTAGCAAAACAGGTCCTGAGCTAGAGTGCACTATAGGTAAAGTAGCAGAAACTGGATGGGATCCTATCTTCAATTTCAGTTGTGATATGTGGAAAGTAAGGTGGATTTTAGCATCCGCAGGCAAATCCAGTGTATAAGCAACCTTCCCCACCTTACCAGCAATTTGGAAAGGTCCAAAAAACCTAGCTGAGAGTTTTTGAAAAGAGTGAGACTTGAGTGACACTTGTCTATAAGGCTGCAACTTAACGTACACCCAATCACCAATGTTGTAGCACCTTTCAGTTCTTCCTTTATCAGCCTGTACCTTCATTTTACTTTGAGCTTTAGTTAAGAAAGCCTTGATAGACCTCAAAGTGGCCTCTCTAGCCACCAAGCTTTAGTCGACAACATCCAATTGAGAGTCAAATGCTAAGTAAGGCAGTAGAGGATGTGGTGGTTGACCATATACAACCTCATAAGGAGTCATCTTGATTAGGGAATGGTAAGTGGTATTATACCACCACTCAGCTAAGGGTAACAACATAGGCCACTCTTTAGGTTTCTCAAATGTCGTGCACCTCAAGCAACATTCTAAACATTTATTAACCACCTCAGTTTGCCCATCAATTTGAGGGTGGTATGCAGTGGATGTCAACAAAAAACCTTCTGAAGAGCAAACAATTCCTtccaaaatatctagtaaaaacaacctctctatctgaAACAATAGACTTAGGCATGCCATGCAACCTAAAAACTTTATTCATGAACAACTGAGCTATATCCAAGGCTGAATAGGCATGTTTGagaggcaaaaagtgagcagccTTGCTCAACATATCCACAACACAAAGATCACCTTTTTTTTAGCAATAAGAGGTAAATCCTCAATGAAATCCATTGAAATATCTTTCCACACACCAGTAGGAATGGGTAATGGTTGTTGAAGACCTGTATAAGACACATTTTCCCCTTTGTATTTTTGACAAATATCACAGTGTCTGACAAAGGTATACACCTCTTGCTTCATCTTTTTCCATTAAAAGTCTTGCCTCAATCTTTCTAAAGTGGCTTTGATCCCTGAATGACCTCCCAGGTCACTCTCATGATAGAAAACCATAAGTTTTATTTGAAAAGCTTCATCATTCCCAACCATTAGCTTGCCTTTCCTGCTTAATATACCAGCTTGATATTTGAGGTAAGGTTTGTGTGGTAAACCATTTTGAATTGTTTGAATCAACCTCATGAGTGCAGGATCTATCAACCATGATTGTTTAACTTCTTCCAGTAGGTCAGACTGAACTCCGAAAATGCTATTGAGTTGGATCAAACTATCCTTCCTGGACAAGGTATTAACCACAGTGTTATCTTTCCCTTTCTTATAATCAATGGTATAGTCATACCCTAGCAACTTGACTAACCACTTTTGTTGACTCGGAGTAGCAATCTTCTGTTCTAACAAATATTTAAGGCTGTGATGATCAGTCTTGACCACAAAGTGCCTACCAAGAAAGTAAGATCTCCACTTCTGAACTGCTGAAATCAAAGCAAGTAGTTCTATTTCATAGACTGACAGAGCTTGATTCTTATCACATAAGCCCtggctaaaaaaaataattggtttacCCTCTTGAGTCAACACTGCACCTATGCCTCCACCTGAGGCATCCGTATCAATGACAAACTCTTTTGAAAAATCTGGAAGAGTGAGTAGTGGTGCTGAAGTGAGACTAGTTTTGAGTGATTCAAATGCTGTAGTGGCTTCTCATTCCATGCAAACTTACCATTCATTAACAAGTCATGCAAGGGCCTTGCAATGAGGCCATAACCCTTTATATATCTCCTATAATATCCGACCAACCCCACGAACCCTCTTAATTATTTAATAGTTACTGGTAAAGGCCAATTCACCACTGCATCTACTTTGTGTGAATCCACAGCTACCACGTGTCTAGATATAATATGGCCCAAATAATCAATCTGAAAAACTCCAAAAGCACACTTGCTTTGTTTGACAAATAATGTATGatccctcaaaatttgaaaagtgattCTCAAATGAACTAAATGGTCAGACATTGTAGGACTGTATACCAAAAtgtcataaaaaaaaataccaaaatgaaCTTCCTAAGATGCTTGGAAAAAATCTGGTTCATAAGACTTTGGAAAGTTGAGGGTGTATTTGTCAAGCCAAATggcatgactaagaactcataatgtccaTGATGAGTTCTGAAAGCAGTTTTTGGAATGTGAGACTCAAACATTTTGATCTGGTGATAGCCAGATCTCAGATCCAACGTAGTAAAGACACTAGCATTATGTAATTCATCAAGCAACTCTTCAATAACAGGGATAGAAAACTTATCTTTAATTGTGCACTCATTCAGTTGTCTATAATCGACACAAATTCTCCAGGatctatctttcttcttcaccaTAGCAATGGGAGAAGAGTAAGGACTGTTACTATGCCTGATAACTCCAGAACTCAACATCTCATCCACtaacttttctatctcatttttcTGTATGGTAGGATATCTATAAGGTCTGATGTTAATTGGTGAGGTCCCTTCCTTCAAGGTGATCTTGTGATCATGACTTCTAGAGGGGGTATCTCCTTAGGGACCTCAAATAAGTCTTGAAATTCCTGCAGCAACACCTGAACCTCCCCGTGTACTTCTTCTTCCTGAACTAGTTCTAAAGAAAATAGGCTAGCACCCTCTTGTGATGGCTCTTCTCTAAACATCCCAACAGAAATCATGCAAAGTTCCACTGGTTTGGCCAATAACTTGGACATGTTATCCCGTTGAATCACTTTACTTGCAGAAGGTTGCATACCTCTCAAAGACACCTTATGCCCCTTACACTAAATTCCATTTTGAGCTTCTTGAAGTTCTAGAGAACATCTCCTAAAGAAATCAACCACTGAACTCCTAGCACCATGTTACAACCACTAATGGGTAAAATTAGCATGTCtgattcaaatatgaccctttgCATCTTCCAAGATAAATTCTTGCAAATATAGTTGCTTTGAACCTTCTTTCCATTAGTAATGGACACATCAAAAGGTGAGATAGTGGTAAGTAAACATGCTAACTTCTTAGCTGTATTCAGGCCTAAAAAATTATGTGTGCTTTCAGTGTCTATCAAAACCTGGATAGCTTTTTCCTTGACAGAAATAGTTACCCTCATAGTTCTAAAGTCATGGAGCCCGTTCATTGCGTGAACTGACACATAAGGTAAAATAGCCCCATCCTGATCAGTCTCAAAGTCATGGTCTATCATAGACAATAGTTCAACACTATCTACCACATCCTCCACCTTCATAACCTCTACTAAATCATCCCCTTCGTCCACTTCCATGGAAAAAAATTATCTCCTACCTTTTCACACATGACCAGATGAATACTTTTCATCACAATTAAAACACAAGCCCTTGCTCCTTTTTTCATCCATTTCCGTGGGTGTTAGCAATTTAGCATTTCTGAAGTTGGTTTTAGGAACAATATTTAGTTGTGGTTTGGTAAAGGACTGAGTTGGTCTAGTTTATTGGTTAGAATTCTGAGAAAAAGAAGAGTTTCCAGAAGGAAATTTAGAGAAATTCTTTAGAGGGGGCAATACTGCAGAGATGGCAAATAATTGTTTCCGTACTAATAAGGTTTGCTCTTGGATTTTTGCCAAACTCATAGCCTTAGATAAAGTCCTAGGATCCAACATTTTCACAGGAAATCCAATTTCGGGCTTTAAACCTCTAATGAAATAGCTTATTACATACTCTTCTGGTAATTCCACCCTAGTTAATAACTCATCAAAAGATCAATATACTCTTGAACTGAGCCTACCTATTTCAAGTCCTTGAAATCACCCATGGGATCATCGAAAAGTTCAGTCTCAAATCTCGAATACAAACACCTTACATATTCCCCCCCCTCCCCCACCTTGGTCATTTACGAGTCAACCCACTCTTCATATATGACTGGTGCCATTGTAAAGCTTTGCCCTCTAAACTTCGTGAAGCTAGCTTCGTCCTCGTGTCCTCCGATGTCtcatcaacataaaaaaattggTCACATTTGTACAACCAATCTCGAAGCCCTTCCCTATCAAATTTTGGAAATTCCAGATGAAAATTTCGAGCCGGTATCTGATAATTCCTCTGTCCAGCATTTCCTCGAACATCTTGCACGACATCACCATTACCAGGTTGGGGAACTGGTCCACCATGATTGTTTTCAATCAACAACCGTCAAATCTCATTCATGTCCTGGTCAACCCTCTCATCAACAACATGTCGAATATCAGCGACAAAATTCACAATTCCCTCGATCGAGCCTTTGAGAGTGTCAACTTCCCGACGAATTTCTTGCATTCTAGTGTTATGATCGCCCATAACTATGATCAAAGAATcactggctctgataccaatgaTAGGTTCCTTTAATatctgatgataggcgaaattacgcgcctatatcaatatattttgcccatattttagcctagtttcgagaactaattatctatttcgtacacttttagtcctttttcctgtaaatgagctaacaaatgtgattaggaaagtttcaggtataaatgatgcaaaatacagcaatttatggcttacttgacgcaaaagaaagctcacaaacgagatggaaaggagctggacgcataaaggactaaatctgctgcatggaaaatctgtcccgggctaaaacagcatttctgaagactttgggacttacagacacaaagctggatttttgccataatacattaacctagtgcaattaggttatgtgtttcatcattctatttggattataattttgtaaccttaccctagtacaattgggtcaaggatttcattagtatattaggatttggttatttattttattagtttagtaggagtaggataggagtattataaataccctatcatgttagagattttggaGAAAgggggggggagacattctgacaattcattcatctccttacaattaagacatcttcctacaacccattctcaattcttcattcttctactcttaaattccacaacaagagaatcgttacttgctacggaatcactaaaaccacacgccaaacacctactattcacgccatccaccatgcaaaacgtgatatccttcgcattcatgggtaactaaatctcttagttggggttatggaagccgaatgagttactatctatagctatgagtttgtgagttcaagacaagtatattgcttatatcattattctcttcatcttaaatctacattctttgcggttcaaacacaagaacacgccattctaacatctaacctgttcgagagaaaggttatttgtctagaaaagaagacgcatagaccaacgccagtctaacatctgacttgttcgagagaaaagttatttgtctggaaaagagataatgtcaaggtagtaggacaccctttcctattaaaaagctagtgccgtacctggactaacttcttggagaattcgtaccgttagtcacgctttaagctcgagagagttaaagtgaaatagtccttgtttaggtcgagagacgcttggatttaccatcgactacaattctctataagcaattacatgtcaagactctacacactcatagccaatagagacgtatacctcagaaggtggacataaccccaacgcctcaattctcattgtttacaacacacgtgacaatctctctttattttgctattttcagttcttacattcttgttttggttacatactacaatcccccctttcctacgagacttgcactaaaagtctagtaatttctcttgcttgttggccaagctattctctgtgggatcgatacccaacccaggttgggttctatatttgctaacgaccgctttacactcccacgagagctgtagattgagcgttatcaatatcGAGTAAAGATTTAAAAGTGAGATCGCCTAAAGAGCAAGAATTAGTAGAATTGCCCTTGAACAACTTTCCTAAGAGTTACAAGAACCCTAGATTttgagaagaagagagaaaagagaagttAACTGATATTTCTTAATCCACAAAAACTGCCTTCAATTAAGAATGCAATTGTTGCTTATAACTTTCACTTAACAGCTCCAACAACTTTAAGTAACTCCCTCTATCACGTGCTAGTCATGTGACTATTTAATTCCTAATTACAATTGattaaattgaaaagaaaattacaaaaatcactAGAGTTGTAACACCGACGTTGACGTGACACATAAATAATTTTGAACGTGTGTCGATCATTTTAAAAAGTTAGAGTGTTCAACTGACATAATGGAGATGAGTTGAGGTGTTTAAATGTGCATACTCAATGTTAGAGTGCTTACTTGTTAACTGCGGCCAAGTTTGGGTGTCTGCTACTGTCatgaagaagaaattgaagtCTGATTCTTGAATTATGCAAGCTTCTGCATTATTCTTACAGAGGCCTCTATGAGCCAAAATGAGATGGGATTACATTAAAATAAAGAAGCAAACCACATCCATAGAAAGTGGAGAAACACTATTTCTTCTCGAGGTAAACCCACATTGATTGGCTATATATGAATcctccaacaaacaaacaaacaactaTGCCTTAGTCACAAACAAGTTGGATTGGCTATATGAATCCTCAGTACTTCATTTGAGCTCAACTCATCTCAagctcaaaaatcaatgtttgaaCAAATAACAGTTGTTCCTGATAGAAGCAGACAGGCGTTATGAATCATTTCTAACCACAACAGAATACTTGTCATTATGATGTTAAAATAGAAAACTGTCATCTGCACAATGCTAGCTGACCTAGCAATAAAGATTAGAATCTTGAATTTCAACTCTTAAGGGATATAATGTCATTTTCTGCACATAAGACTTCTTTCTATATTAGGCAACAGACTGAGAATGCCAACTTCAGCTTCCTCTCCAATCAGTGAAACTTCCAAAATCAGCCAAGTATTATCACAAATTCACAATATCCAGCATCTGCAACCTGATgcatcttgtggtccttcaaacCATCGATCCCAGGAAGGATTTGTTGGACCATGTGTTCTGAtggaaaaataatcataaaattagcAAATACAACACTCATGAGACTATGATAAAGCAAGAGTAGTTCTTACACTGGTAGTAATGGATCAGGATTTGTTTCCACATTACTTAGCATCCTAAGTCCATGTAAGAGAATCAAGTTAGATAAC encodes the following:
- the LOC107864666 gene encoding pollen-specific leucine-rich repeat extensin-like protein 2 (The RefSeq protein has 3 substitutions compared to this genomic sequence) is translated as MATPPPSSRPPPKTSDLEITIVSAKHLKNVNWHNGDLRPYVIFWVDPDQRRATQSDDSGNTRPVWNERFILHLPQSRQDTVLTLEIFHSKPSDTPKPLVGTLRVPLKELVNIDDFGKVRSFELRRPSGRPHGKIKLKLGVREVSRIHDYQIVPPSGYYYSTAPPQQQQQPPPSYRTYPPASPPPSTPPSHSAHSYPYGGGYSDPYLSSSYYPGYYAQPPPPPPRPFVDRQSSYGGLGSRPSAPVDYAPPPYDPQRSERQASYGGGLGSRSSAPVDYAPPPHDQNLSGKMGVGTGLAVGAAAGALGGLTLAEGLKYEEGKIAERVENNMAARDDYSNYSVEY